In a genomic window of Xylophilus rhododendri:
- a CDS encoding enoyl-CoA hydratase/isomerase family protein, protein MEFQTLQLSVDGGVAVLTLARPPVNAQNALLRAEITQAFDMLNDSEAVRCIVLTGQGSCFSAGADLKDRPSAEEPGAFWRHNRHVRESFNAIAECSKPTIAAINGAAIGAGFALAVSCDIWLAADSAYVQMPEINVGLAGGAALLQGVFGKSRARRMFFTGMKVTAQELYRLGLVEACVPAAELMPQALAIAREIAAKSPTGLHYAKEAMRLTAVMPEREGYRHEQNMTHALSRTADSQELRAAFLEKRAPRFDRS, encoded by the coding sequence ATGGAATTCCAGACCCTGCAGCTGTCCGTCGATGGCGGCGTCGCCGTGCTCACCCTGGCGCGGCCGCCGGTCAATGCGCAGAACGCCTTGCTGCGCGCCGAGATCACCCAGGCCTTCGACATGCTCAACGACAGCGAGGCGGTGCGCTGCATCGTGTTGACCGGCCAGGGCAGCTGCTTTTCGGCCGGCGCCGACCTGAAGGACCGGCCCTCGGCCGAGGAGCCCGGCGCCTTCTGGCGCCACAACCGCCATGTGCGCGAGAGCTTCAACGCCATCGCCGAATGCAGCAAGCCGACCATCGCCGCCATCAACGGCGCGGCCATCGGCGCGGGCTTCGCGCTGGCGGTGTCCTGCGACATCTGGCTGGCCGCCGACAGCGCCTATGTGCAGATGCCGGAGATCAACGTCGGCCTGGCCGGCGGCGCGGCGCTGCTGCAGGGCGTGTTCGGCAAGTCGCGCGCCCGGCGCATGTTCTTCACCGGCATGAAAGTGACGGCCCAGGAGCTTTACCGCCTGGGCCTGGTGGAGGCCTGCGTGCCGGCGGCCGAGCTGATGCCGCAGGCCCTGGCCATCGCCCGCGAGATCGCCGCCAAGAGTCCCACCGGCCTGCACTACGCCAAGGAAGCGATGCGGCTGACGGCCGTGATGCCCGAGCGCGAAGGCTACCGGCACGAGCAGAACATGACCCATGCGCTGTCGCGTACCGCCGATTCACAGGAGCTGCGCGCGGCCTTCCTGGAAAAACGCGCGCCGCGCTTCGACCGCAGCTGA
- a CDS encoding acyl-CoA dehydrogenase family protein, which produces MAFQAQPAFAGEMYDAALRFAADVSARQHDALGAVQDAARTAGELGWPALLVPEALGGLEAGLPDLAAVAEGCGRAGLFLPLAMLCHAVPLALRRCGSAAALALLARVADGSATVALAAGDLRATLAEDGGWRLDGTLPGIAAVRATHYLIDGGQADQPLWIVPAHAAGLQAGAAYPGMDGAPRLRLRLDGMAVPAAHALQPGPGWHEEVLQAGVLVTSALCVGAMGRLVELTIEYLSTRKQFGVELASFQVLRHQVADMYVGYENFRALAQSAIDAAEGERLPAPRLVSLLKLQLGRTGRRMGETAIQAHGGMGMTEELPAARLARRLVAAEFEYGGSAEHLERAQGTVFAHEVAA; this is translated from the coding sequence ATGGCCTTTCAAGCACAGCCGGCCTTTGCCGGCGAGATGTACGACGCCGCGCTGCGTTTCGCCGCCGACGTGAGCGCACGGCAGCACGACGCCCTGGGCGCCGTGCAGGATGCCGCGCGCACCGCTGGCGAACTGGGCTGGCCGGCCCTGCTGGTGCCCGAGGCGCTGGGCGGGCTGGAAGCCGGCCTGCCGGACCTGGCCGCCGTGGCCGAGGGCTGCGGCCGGGCCGGCCTGTTCCTGCCGCTGGCCATGCTCTGCCATGCGGTGCCGCTGGCGCTGCGCCGCTGCGGCAGCGCGGCGGCGCTGGCCTTGCTGGCGCGGGTTGCCGACGGCAGCGCCACCGTCGCGCTTGCGGCGGGCGACCTGCGCGCCACCCTGGCCGAGGACGGCGGCTGGCGGCTCGACGGCACGCTGCCGGGCATCGCCGCGGTGCGTGCCACCCACTATTTGATCGATGGCGGCCAGGCGGACCAGCCGCTGTGGATCGTGCCGGCGCACGCCGCCGGCCTGCAGGCCGGCGCCGCCTATCCCGGCATGGATGGCGCGCCCCGCCTGCGCTTGCGCCTTGATGGCATGGCGGTGCCGGCGGCGCATGCGCTGCAGCCTGGCCCGGGCTGGCACGAAGAAGTGCTGCAGGCCGGCGTGCTGGTGACTTCGGCGCTCTGCGTGGGCGCCATGGGCCGGCTGGTGGAGCTGACCATCGAATATCTGTCCACCCGCAAGCAGTTCGGCGTGGAGCTGGCGAGTTTCCAGGTGCTGCGCCACCAGGTCGCCGACATGTATGTGGGCTACGAGAACTTCCGGGCGCTGGCCCAGTCGGCCATCGATGCCGCCGAAGGAGAGCGCCTGCCGGCGCCACGCCTGGTCTCGCTGCTCAAGCTGCAGCTGGGCCGCACCGGCCGCCGCATGGGCGAGACGGCGATCCAGGCGCATGGCGGCATGGGCATGACCGAGGAGCTGCCGGCCGCCCGCCTGGCGCGCCGCCTGGTGGCGGCCGAATTCGAATACGGCGGCAGCGCCGAACATCTCGAACGTGCGCAGGGCACGGTCTTCGCCCACGAGGTAGCCGCATGA
- a CDS encoding alkaline phosphatase family protein translates to MYKPHARVLNTTLTLLATAVLAACGGGGNSMVVDPGSASTSPTTVTLTGVVTATNFTAGSATDPTIAAAYYQGAKVCVDANANGVCDAGESAVTTDSKGAFSIVLPARAALLADIGTSATNSGTGAKVASRDVLRASLAQVVEQTGGVVISPLSSEVTRLTEANGTTYAVEKQNVATRIGVSVNNVLADAATVTGADQKAMLAEAKSLDNRFTYAATKLDRGDLYPDDLATPGGDPRLVAMTNVTQATVPTAKDTRAKITFAQSQQAAFNVEGIPRYDNVFVVMLENKATLSILNSAYAPKINALLKAGNQLTSYYATGNPSEPNYTALGGADDFGITDDSQWNCDATGANAPQDLPLPTSDQPGLASSPFAASCTQTAAVNHNIVGKPNLFNALSAAGMTWRTYNESMNPGQDYRTDSVADSTVSAVDHTYAVGTVGGNTTALGSATLNLPLPAGLYKTKHHPGMAYQNVRSAPEWKYSNRTMGGGQWDAVLKSSTKYTVPASYDVDQLGTDLASGNVGTLNFVVPDQCDDMHGIGLTGTDTSTGTTRTASDCVSVANNVPNATGGAIITRGDNAVDKLVAKIKASPLWNNPQKRVAIVLMFDEGNATSGFNSCCGWNVSNSTVANPLKQNADGTFSPDTTVNNYFKGNRGHGQSIFGILTNQGTAPKGVSDGDAYSHFALVRTFQDMFGLADPAVEGSYMNRSKYTEHFIAANILNLPEYAGSADTHFDSVRPINHAWTAPATYTQKQSADVATAAQVGPDAVQTNVWALK, encoded by the coding sequence ATGTACAAACCCCACGCGCGCGTCCTGAACACGACGCTGACGCTGCTGGCCACGGCGGTACTCGCCGCCTGCGGCGGCGGCGGCAATTCGATGGTCGTCGATCCGGGCTCGGCCTCGACCTCGCCGACCACCGTCACCCTCACCGGTGTCGTCACCGCGACCAACTTCACCGCCGGCAGCGCCACCGACCCGACCATCGCCGCGGCCTACTACCAGGGCGCCAAGGTCTGCGTGGATGCCAACGCCAACGGCGTCTGCGATGCCGGCGAGAGCGCCGTCACCACCGACAGCAAGGGCGCCTTCAGCATCGTGCTGCCGGCACGCGCCGCGCTGCTGGCCGACATCGGCACCAGCGCCACCAACAGCGGCACCGGCGCCAAGGTCGCCAGCCGCGACGTGCTGCGCGCCTCGCTGGCCCAGGTGGTCGAGCAGACCGGCGGCGTGGTGATCAGCCCGCTGTCCAGCGAAGTCACCCGCCTGACCGAAGCCAACGGCACCACCTACGCCGTCGAGAAGCAGAACGTCGCCACCCGCATCGGCGTGTCCGTGAACAACGTGCTGGCCGACGCCGCCACCGTCACCGGCGCCGACCAGAAGGCGATGCTCGCCGAAGCCAAGTCGCTGGACAACCGCTTCACCTACGCCGCCACCAAGCTCGACCGCGGCGACCTGTATCCCGACGACCTGGCCACCCCGGGCGGCGATCCGCGCCTGGTCGCCATGACCAACGTCACCCAGGCCACCGTGCCCACCGCCAAGGACACCCGCGCCAAGATCACCTTCGCGCAGTCGCAGCAGGCCGCCTTCAACGTCGAAGGCATCCCGCGCTACGACAACGTGTTCGTCGTCATGCTGGAGAACAAGGCCACGCTGTCGATCCTGAATTCGGCCTACGCGCCCAAGATCAACGCCCTGCTCAAGGCCGGCAATCAGCTCACCAGCTACTACGCCACCGGCAACCCCAGCGAGCCCAACTACACCGCCCTCGGCGGCGCCGACGACTTCGGCATCACCGACGACAGCCAGTGGAACTGCGACGCCACCGGCGCCAACGCTCCGCAGGACCTGCCCCTGCCCACCAGCGACCAGCCGGGCCTGGCCAGCTCGCCTTTCGCCGCCAGCTGCACCCAGACCGCCGCGGTCAACCACAACATCGTGGGCAAGCCCAACCTGTTCAACGCACTCAGCGCCGCCGGCATGACCTGGCGCACCTACAACGAGTCGATGAACCCGGGCCAGGACTACCGCACCGACAGCGTGGCCGACAGCACCGTCAGCGCGGTCGACCACACCTATGCCGTCGGCACCGTGGGCGGCAACACCACCGCGCTCGGCAGCGCCACCCTCAACCTGCCCCTGCCGGCCGGCCTGTACAAGACCAAGCACCATCCGGGCATGGCCTACCAGAACGTGCGCAGCGCGCCGGAATGGAAGTACAGCAACCGCACCATGGGCGGCGGCCAGTGGGACGCCGTGCTGAAGTCCAGCACCAAGTACACCGTGCCGGCCAGCTACGACGTCGACCAGCTCGGCACCGACCTGGCCAGCGGCAATGTCGGCACCCTGAACTTCGTCGTGCCCGACCAGTGCGACGACATGCACGGCATCGGCCTGACCGGCACCGACACGTCCACCGGCACCACCCGCACCGCCAGCGACTGCGTCAGCGTGGCCAACAACGTGCCCAACGCCACCGGCGGCGCCATCATCACCCGCGGCGACAACGCCGTGGACAAGCTGGTCGCCAAGATCAAGGCCTCGCCGCTGTGGAACAACCCGCAGAAGCGTGTCGCGATCGTGCTGATGTTCGACGAAGGCAATGCCACCTCCGGCTTCAACTCCTGCTGCGGCTGGAACGTGTCCAACAGCACGGTCGCCAACCCGCTCAAGCAGAACGCCGACGGCACCTTCTCGCCCGACACCACCGTCAACAACTACTTCAAGGGCAATCGCGGCCACGGCCAGTCGATTTTCGGCATCCTGACCAACCAGGGCACGGCGCCCAAGGGTGTGTCGGACGGCGACGCCTACAGCCACTTCGCACTGGTGCGCACCTTCCAGGACATGTTCGGCCTGGCCGACCCGGCCGTGGAAGGCTCCTACATGAACCGCTCGAAGTACACCGAGCATTTCATCGCCGCCAACATCCTGAACCTGCCCGAGTACGCCGGCAGCGCCGACACGCACTTCGATTCGGTCCGCCCGATCAACCATGCGTGGACCGCCCCGGCGACCTACACGCAGAAGCAGTCGGCCGACGTGGCGACCGCCGCACAGGTCGGACCTGATGCCGTCCAGACCAACGTCTGGGCACTGAAGTAA
- a CDS encoding Bug family tripartite tricarboxylate transporter substrate binding protein, producing MTFGQGALRRAILFSALVAAAAASPLAHAQNYPDKPVQLIVPYTPGGLTDSLGRIIATKLAERWGKPVLVDNRPGGGSTIGTAHVAASPADGYTILEGSIGLITNPYLMPKLAYDPKSLAPVALVGTAPLIIVINPKIPAKTLPEFIAYAKSRPEGVTFASSGNGSSPHITAALFAAKAGIKVTHVPYKGTAPALNDLLGGQVNAAFDTRLTEQYLQAGKLRAIAVADDHRMARLPDLPTIAEGGVPGVVAKSWFGFFVPAATPKAVRDKLARDILAVAQMPDVRQRISDIGLEPETLDTAAFEKFYQEENRKWGEVISTQHITLE from the coding sequence ATGACCTTCGGCCAGGGCGCGCTGCGGCGCGCCATTCTTTTCTCGGCCCTCGTGGCGGCGGCTGCCGCGAGCCCGCTCGCCCATGCGCAGAACTATCCTGACAAGCCGGTCCAGCTGATCGTGCCCTACACCCCGGGCGGACTCACCGACAGTCTGGGCCGGATCATCGCCACCAAGCTCGCCGAACGCTGGGGCAAGCCGGTGCTGGTGGACAACCGGCCGGGCGGCGGCTCGACCATCGGCACCGCCCATGTGGCGGCCTCGCCGGCCGACGGCTACACCATCCTCGAAGGCAGCATAGGCCTGATCACCAACCCCTACCTGATGCCCAAGCTGGCCTACGACCCGAAGTCGCTGGCGCCGGTGGCGCTGGTGGGCACGGCGCCGCTGATCATCGTGATCAACCCCAAGATCCCGGCCAAGACCCTGCCCGAGTTCATCGCCTACGCCAAGAGCCGGCCCGAGGGGGTGACCTTCGCCTCCTCCGGCAACGGATCGAGCCCGCACATCACCGCGGCGCTGTTCGCCGCCAAGGCCGGCATCAAGGTGACCCATGTGCCCTACAAGGGAACGGCGCCGGCACTCAACGACCTGCTGGGCGGGCAGGTCAATGCCGCTTTCGACACCCGGCTGACCGAGCAGTACCTGCAGGCCGGCAAGCTGCGCGCCATCGCCGTGGCGGACGACCACCGCATGGCCAGGCTGCCCGACCTGCCCACCATCGCCGAGGGTGGCGTGCCCGGCGTGGTGGCCAAGAGCTGGTTCGGCTTCTTCGTGCCGGCCGCCACGCCCAAGGCGGTGCGCGACAAGCTGGCGCGCGACATCCTGGCGGTGGCGCAGATGCCCGATGTGCGCCAGCGCATTTCCGACATCGGCCTGGAGCCGGAGACCCTGGACACCGCGGCCTTCGAAAAGTTCTACCAGGAAGAGAACCGCAAATGGGGCGAGGTCATCAGCACCCAGCACATCACCCTCGAATGA
- a CDS encoding LysR family transcriptional regulator has product MSTKTDPHWDLSHLQLFAQIVAEGSLTRVAALVGSPQPAVSRRLARFEAECGGKLFLRTGRGLQLSDLGQRILPRAQAVLREAENLSRDIVSGAAEPAGEVRLGLLPSLCDVLLVPLFDELRLRFPGVVLRMQEGSAGHVEQWLSSGAVDLGVTLRYGSRKSSEFELLCDVEAYLTGAPDSLLTRNPQVPFKALGGAPLILPSAPSSTRLLLEQLARKHEVVLNVVAEADSTQIQQALASCGKAYAIASGHSVAGIPANRPMRTSLIVEPQIQRQLVLGRTPARPASRAAREVGSLIRRVIDKHMPRAV; this is encoded by the coding sequence ATGAGCACCAAAACCGATCCGCACTGGGACCTGTCGCATCTGCAGCTCTTCGCGCAGATCGTGGCCGAGGGCAGCCTGACCCGCGTGGCGGCGCTGGTCGGCTCCCCACAGCCCGCCGTGAGCCGACGACTCGCCCGCTTCGAAGCCGAGTGCGGCGGCAAACTCTTCCTGCGCACCGGCCGCGGCCTGCAGCTGTCGGACCTGGGCCAGCGCATCCTGCCGCGCGCCCAGGCGGTCTTGCGGGAAGCCGAGAACCTGTCGCGCGACATCGTCTCCGGCGCCGCCGAGCCCGCCGGCGAAGTGCGCCTGGGCCTGCTGCCTTCGCTCTGCGATGTGTTGCTGGTGCCCTTGTTCGACGAACTGCGCCTGCGTTTTCCCGGCGTGGTGCTGCGCATGCAGGAAGGCTCCGCCGGGCATGTGGAACAGTGGCTGTCCAGCGGCGCGGTCGACCTCGGCGTGACCCTGCGCTACGGCAGCCGCAAGTCCTCCGAATTCGAGCTGCTGTGCGATGTGGAGGCTTACCTCACCGGCGCACCCGACAGCCTGCTGACCCGCAACCCGCAGGTGCCCTTCAAGGCGCTGGGCGGCGCCCCGCTGATCCTGCCCAGCGCGCCCAGCTCCACCCGGCTCCTGCTGGAGCAGCTGGCGCGCAAGCACGAGGTGGTGCTCAACGTGGTGGCCGAAGCCGACTCCACCCAGATCCAGCAGGCCCTGGCCTCCTGCGGCAAGGCCTATGCGATCGCCTCGGGCCACTCGGTCGCCGGCATCCCCGCCAACCGGCCGATGCGCACCTCGCTGATCGTGGAGCCGCAGATCCAGCGTCAGCTGGTGCTGGGCCGCACGCCCGCACGGCCCGCATCGCGGGCGGCGCGCGAAGTGGGGTCATTGATCCGGCGGGTGATCGACAAACACATGCCGCGGGCCGTCTAG
- a CDS encoding GMP reductase: MQIFDYDNVLLLPRKCRVQSRSECDTTATLGGRSFRLPVVPANMRTVVDARICRWMAANGYFYVMHRFDLDNVEFVRQMREAGLFASISLGVKPADYTTVDRLAAEGLQPEYITIDIAHGHADTVQAMIGHIKQKLPASFVIAGNIGTPEAVIDLESWGADATKVGIGPGKVCITRLKTGFGTGGWQLSALKWCAGVATKPIIADGGIREHGDIAKSIRFGASMVMIGSLLAGHEESPGESVEVDGQRFKEYYGSASDFNKGEYRHVEGKRILQPHKGALAGTLTEMQQDLQSSISYAGGTQLADLKRANYVVLGGDNAGEHLTM; encoded by the coding sequence ATGCAGATCTTCGATTACGACAACGTCCTGCTGCTGCCGCGCAAATGCCGGGTGCAGAGCCGGTCAGAGTGCGACACCACCGCCACCCTGGGCGGCCGCAGTTTCCGCCTTCCCGTCGTGCCGGCCAACATGCGCACCGTGGTCGATGCCCGCATCTGCCGCTGGATGGCCGCCAACGGCTACTTCTACGTGATGCACCGCTTCGACCTCGACAACGTCGAGTTCGTGCGCCAGATGCGCGAAGCCGGCCTCTTCGCCTCCATCTCCCTGGGCGTGAAGCCGGCCGACTACACGACCGTCGATCGCCTGGCCGCCGAGGGCCTGCAGCCCGAATACATCACCATCGACATCGCCCACGGCCATGCCGACACGGTGCAGGCCATGATCGGCCACATCAAGCAAAAGCTGCCGGCCAGCTTCGTCATCGCCGGCAACATCGGCACGCCCGAGGCGGTGATCGACCTGGAGAGCTGGGGCGCGGACGCCACCAAGGTCGGCATCGGCCCGGGCAAGGTCTGCATCACCCGGCTGAAGACCGGCTTCGGCACCGGCGGCTGGCAGCTCTCGGCGCTGAAGTGGTGCGCCGGCGTGGCCACCAAACCCATCATTGCCGACGGCGGCATCCGCGAGCACGGCGACATCGCCAAGAGCATCCGTTTCGGCGCCAGCATGGTGATGATCGGCAGCCTGCTCGCCGGCCACGAGGAGTCGCCCGGCGAATCGGTGGAGGTCGACGGCCAGCGCTTCAAGGAGTACTACGGCAGCGCCAGCGACTTCAACAAGGGCGAGTACCGCCACGTGGAAGGCAAACGCATCCTGCAGCCGCACAAGGGCGCGCTCGCCGGCACCCTGACCGAGATGCAGCAGGACCTGCAGAGCAGCATCAGCTACGCCGGCGGCACGCAGCTGGCCGACCTGAAGCGCGCCAACTATGTGGTGCTGGGTGGCGACAACGCGGGCGAGCACCTGACGATGTGA
- a CDS encoding CaiB/BaiF CoA transferase family protein: protein MSQAFPKPRSGPLSHLKVLDLSRVLAGPWAGQVLADMGAQVIKVERPGAGDDTRVWGPPFLKDAEGRETREACYFLAANRGKRSVTLDISRPEGQEIVRRLAADADIVLENYKVGTLAKFGLDYESLKAVRPDIIYCSVTGFGQTGPLARLPAYDFMIQAMGGLMSVTGERDGEPGGGPQKVGMPIIDVMTGMWTAVGVLGALAQREKTGQGDYIDLAMLDVMVATIANQGMNYLVSGKTPRRMGNKHPNIQPQDVFTCSDGKQMVLAVGNDGQFAAFCEAVGAPQLARDPRYALNSDRVVNLQPLMAFIRAEIGQRPRPEIIELLRRHGVPCSPINDIAEILQEPQILHREMLRYLDHPTAGKVPQIVSPLRFQQMPLAFDEAPPLLGADTDAVLADIGMGAGEIAALRAGGVV, encoded by the coding sequence ATGAGCCAGGCATTTCCCAAGCCGCGCAGCGGACCGCTGTCGCACCTCAAGGTGCTGGACCTGAGCCGGGTGCTGGCGGGCCCCTGGGCCGGCCAGGTGTTGGCCGACATGGGCGCGCAGGTGATCAAGGTGGAACGCCCCGGCGCGGGCGACGACACCCGCGTCTGGGGTCCGCCCTTCCTGAAGGACGCCGAAGGCCGCGAGACCCGCGAGGCCTGCTACTTCCTGGCGGCCAACCGCGGCAAGCGCTCGGTCACCCTCGACATCAGCCGTCCCGAGGGCCAGGAGATCGTGCGCCGGCTGGCCGCCGACGCCGACATCGTGCTGGAGAACTACAAGGTCGGCACGCTGGCGAAGTTCGGCCTGGACTACGAGAGCCTGAAGGCGGTGCGGCCCGACATCATCTACTGCTCGGTCACCGGCTTCGGCCAGACCGGGCCGCTGGCCAGGCTGCCCGCCTACGACTTCATGATCCAGGCCATGGGCGGCCTGATGAGCGTGACCGGCGAACGCGACGGCGAGCCCGGCGGCGGGCCGCAGAAGGTCGGCATGCCGATCATCGACGTGATGACCGGCATGTGGACAGCGGTCGGCGTGCTGGGCGCGCTGGCGCAGCGCGAGAAAACGGGGCAGGGCGACTACATCGACCTGGCCATGCTGGACGTGATGGTGGCCACCATCGCCAACCAGGGCATGAACTACCTGGTCTCGGGCAAGACGCCGCGCCGCATGGGAAACAAGCATCCCAACATCCAGCCGCAGGACGTCTTCACCTGCAGCGACGGCAAACAAATGGTGCTGGCCGTGGGCAACGACGGCCAGTTCGCCGCCTTCTGCGAAGCGGTCGGCGCGCCGCAGCTGGCGCGCGATCCGCGCTACGCGCTCAACAGCGACCGGGTGGTGAACCTGCAGCCGCTGATGGCATTCATCAGGGCCGAGATCGGACAGCGCCCGCGCCCGGAGATCATCGAACTGCTGCGCCGCCACGGCGTGCCCTGCAGCCCGATCAACGACATCGCCGAGATCCTGCAGGAGCCGCAGATCCTGCACCGGGAGATGCTGCGCTACCTCGACCATCCGACCGCCGGCAAGGTGCCGCAGATCGTCAGCCCGCTGCGCTTCCAGCAGATGCCGCTGGCCTTCGACGAGGCGCCGCCCTTGCTGGGGGCGGATACCGATGCCGTGCTGGCGGACATCGGGATGGGGGCCGGCGAGATCGCGGCCTTGCGGGCCGGCGGCGTGGTGTAG
- a CDS encoding acyl-CoA dehydrogenase family protein produces MPTDTLDRMTSSPSLLTPQEEAAFRAEVEAFAREHCPPQVRAAVAANAKLHRAEYSAWQKALHRRGWSAPGWPVEYGGTGWDQKKRYVFEEVTAALDCPPQYHHGIGHIGPVLMAFGSDEQKARYLPGILNGEDWWCQGYSEPGAGSDLASLKTQAVRDGEDYIVDGQKIWTSHAQEADLMYTLVRTDASGRKQQGITLLLIPLDTPGITRRAIQTIDGWHHVNEIFLDKVRVPVAQRVGEEGQAWSYAKYLLDRERVGASAIPQLTQLLRSAQRAVRAHVDAARLPRGRHALEERLLLAEAALIGVRELAVKAIDDARHGRPLGSRPSALKLRCSELSQEIVAIGMDAAGPALASSFRDPEQQGGAEWLGDANWLHNYLFYRSKTIAGGTSEVLRNVIAREIFGA; encoded by the coding sequence ATGCCCACCGACACCCTTGACCGCATGACATCCTCACCCTCGCTCCTGACCCCGCAAGAAGAAGCAGCCTTCCGCGCCGAAGTCGAGGCCTTCGCCCGCGAACATTGCCCGCCGCAGGTGCGGGCGGCGGTGGCGGCCAATGCCAAGCTGCACCGCGCCGAATACAGCGCCTGGCAGAAGGCGCTGCATCGGCGCGGCTGGTCGGCCCCCGGCTGGCCGGTGGAGTACGGCGGCACCGGCTGGGACCAGAAGAAGCGCTACGTCTTCGAGGAAGTCACCGCCGCGCTCGACTGCCCGCCGCAGTACCACCACGGCATCGGCCACATCGGCCCGGTGCTGATGGCCTTCGGCAGCGACGAGCAGAAGGCGCGCTATTTGCCGGGCATCCTGAACGGCGAGGACTGGTGGTGCCAGGGCTATTCGGAGCCCGGCGCCGGCTCCGATCTGGCGTCGCTCAAGACCCAGGCGGTGCGCGACGGCGAGGACTACATCGTCGACGGCCAGAAGATCTGGACCTCGCACGCCCAGGAAGCCGACCTGATGTACACGCTGGTGCGCACCGATGCCAGCGGCCGTAAGCAACAGGGCATCACCTTGCTGCTGATCCCGCTGGATACGCCGGGCATCACCCGCCGGGCGATCCAGACCATCGACGGCTGGCACCATGTCAACGAGATCTTCCTCGACAAGGTGCGGGTGCCGGTGGCGCAGCGGGTGGGCGAGGAGGGCCAGGCCTGGTCCTATGCCAAGTACCTGCTGGACCGCGAACGGGTGGGCGCCAGCGCCATCCCGCAATTGACGCAGCTGCTGCGCTCGGCCCAGCGGGCGGTGCGGGCCCATGTGGATGCGGCGCGGCTGCCGCGCGGCCGTCACGCGCTGGAGGAGCGCCTGCTCTTGGCCGAGGCGGCGCTGATCGGCGTGCGCGAGCTGGCGGTCAAGGCGATCGACGATGCCAGGCACGGCCGGCCGCTGGGCTCGCGGCCCTCGGCGCTGAAGCTGCGCTGCTCGGAGCTGTCGCAGGAGATCGTCGCCATCGGCATGGATGCCGCCGGCCCGGCCTTGGCGAGCAGCTTCCGCGACCCGGAGCAGCAGGGCGGCGCCGAATGGCTGGGCGATGCCAACTGGCTGCACAACTACCTCTTCTACCGTTCCAAGACGATTGCCGGCGGCACCAGCGAAGTGCTGCGCAATGTGATCGCACGCGAAATTTTCGGAGCCTGA